In Chelonia mydas isolate rCheMyd1 chromosome 28, rCheMyd1.pri.v2, whole genome shotgun sequence, a single window of DNA contains:
- the VAMP2 gene encoding vesicle-associated membrane protein 2: protein MSAPAAAPPAAGGEGGGPPPPPPNLTSNRRLQQTQAQVDEVVDIMRVNVDKVLERDQKLSELDDRADALQAGASQFETSAAKLKRKYWWKNLKMMIILGVICAIILIIIIVYFST, encoded by the exons AT gtCGGCCCCCGCCGCCGCGCCCCCCGCCGCCGGAGGAGAAGGGGGcggcccccccccaccgccccccaacCTCACCAGCAACCGGAGGCTGCAGCAGACCCAAGCCCAGGTGGACGAG GTGGTCGACATCATGCGGGTGAACGTGGACAAGGTGCTGGAGCGGGACCAGAAGCTGTCGGAGCTGGACGACCGGGCCGACGCCCTGCAGGCCGGCGCCTCCCAGTTCGAGACCAGCGCCGCCAAGCTCAAGCGCAAGTACTGGTGGAAGAACCTCAAG atGATGATTATCCTGGGGGTGATATGCGCCATCATCCTGATCATTATCATTg TTTACTTCAGCACTTAA